Proteins encoded in a region of the Plasmodium brasilianum strain Bolivian I chromosome Unknown PB_00_04, whole genome shotgun sequence genome:
- a CDS encoding uncharacterized protein (Plasmodium exported protein), translating to MEQNISIIFLIKILMFILIIRMCHFYSDMSRFNKILDENYGFGRKLGIRIYRLLGICIGDIYPYVADLELKIPYKKKKKNKQLFIFDNEKWDEKKKEKLYRNALYKEKLIKKLMKNKCTMLHGSYSHYEKKVMNGLNDNAFFEKMMLINDKDYNKLKRKKYGLRICSLILLFVLVLIVPIVDLSLSNFSSVGKLLNTLCTLVYGTASTSGQQIEGNSGTFWSSTCQLSNLTGIKVFGVLVYCLPIIILGIILILGISSYYKNSIKYKKIRFLEAFNEW from the exons ATGGAACAAAATATTAGTATTATATTTCTaatcaaaattttaatgtttatCCTTATAATTCGGATGTGTCATTTTTACAGTGACATG agtaggtttaacaaaattttggATGAAAATTATGGTTTTGGTAGAAAGTTAGGTATACGAATTTATCGATTATTAGGAATTTGTATAGGCGATATTTATCCATATGTTGCAGATTTAGAATTAAAGATaccatataaaaaaaaaaaaaagaacaaacaattatttatttttgataatgaaaaatgggacgaaaaaaaaaaagaaaaattatatagaaatgcattatataaggaaaaattgATTAAGAaacttatgaaaaataaatgtaccaTGCTTCATGGATCATATTCtcattatgaaaaaaaagtaatgaaTGGACTAAATGATAATgctttttttgaaaaaatgatGTTAATTAATGATAAGGATTACAACAAATTAAAgcgtaaaaaatatggattaAGAATTTGCTcacttatattattgttcGTATTGGTATTAATTGTACCTATAGTAGATTTATCATTAAGTAATTTTAGTTCTGTAggtaaattattaaatacattatGTACTTTAGTATATGGAACAGCATCTACTTCGGGGCAACAAATTGAAGGTAATTCGGGAACTTTTTGGTCCTCTACATGTCAATTGAGTAATCTGACAGGAATTAAAGTATTTGGTGTTCTAGTATATTGTTTACCTATCATAATATTGGGAATTATACTTATACTAGGAATTTCttcttattataaaaattctataaaatataaaaaaattaggttTTTGGAAGCGTTCAACGAATGGtaa